Genomic window (Ureibacillus composti):
TTTACATGTTGAACGGTACCTAATATAGCATTTAACATGACAACTACGATAATGACGATTGAGCTTTGTACTTCTCCAAGTAAAGCAGAAATAACAGCAGCAACCATTAAGATCATAACTAAAAAATCCTTAAATTGCTCAAGAAACACCTGCGCTGCACTTTTCCTTTTACCTTCTTCTAATTCATTATACCCATGCTCTTTCCTTCTATATCGAGCTTCAAAGTCTGTTAATCCTTGATGTGTTACGTCAAATTCTTTCATCACTTTTTCTACGGGCTCTCGGTAGAATTCCGTCATGTTCATTAGAATAACCTCCATCTTTTGAATAGATTACTATTATGAATCTATCGTTTTGAACACACACCCAAAGGGACTAATTTTTGAAAATCTCGCTGTATACTCTTTCATATTAATCGCGACTAAATATCAAAATACAAACAAACTATACAAATTACTTCAATAATCTATGATGATTTATTTGATAATATGACCAACATTACTTTATAAGAACTTTTTAAATAGAAAAAACCTCGCAAAAAATTGCGAGGTTCTTTAAGAAAATTATATAGGTATTAACTAAATCACATTCTAATGATTTTACATTGCTATTAATCAATTGTACCAATTAATCATTTTTAATTTTTGGAGAAGGCTGTGATTGATAGACGCGTGAGTTTGGTGGTACGGATTGAGTCAACCAAATATTCCCGCCAATCGTAGAATTACGTCCAATTTTTGTGTCTCCACCAAGGATTGTTGCACCAGCATAGATCACAACATGATCTTCAATATCAGGGTGGCGCTTGATTCCTTTAATTGGGTTACCTTGCTCATCAAGTGGGAAACTTTTCGCTCCTAATGTAACCCCTTGATAAATTTTCACATGTTTCCCGATTGTACATGTCTCCCCAATTACCACACCAGTACCGTGGTCAATAAAGAAATATTCCCCTATTGTCGCACCAGGATGAATATCGATTCCCGTTTTTTGATGTGCAAATTCGTTCATAATTCTTGGGATGATTGGCACTCCTGATTTATATAGTTCGTGTGCAATTCTATGTATGCTGATTGCTTGGATGGATGGATAACTAAAAAGTATTTCTTCGGTTGAAGTTGTAGCAGGGTCTCCATCATAGGCAGCCTGAATATCAGTTT
Coding sequences:
- a CDS encoding serine acetyltransferase, translated to MKLNEWLNNEIPTIAKSLEEVHKEYYSIERTIGFEGVERIYKILQNFRSALFPCLCDRFSNDETRINIMIGNKLRTSALDLRDIIEKVLFTNSSDSQLNADEIVINLINKFPEIRRMIQTDIQAAYDGDPATTSTEEILFSYPSIQAISIHRIAHELYKSGVPIIPRIMNEFAHQKTGIDIHPGATIGEYFFIDHGTGVVIGETCTIGKHVKIYQGVTLGAKSFPLDEQGNPIKGIKRHPDIEDHVVIYAGATILGGDTKIGRNSTIGGNIWLTQSVPPNSRVYQSQPSPKIKND